The DNA sequence GAATCTGTTGAGGGTTTCCGCTTTCGATTAAGGCATGAAGCCCTACACAGCTTCTTGATCAAATGATCTCGTTCGTTATTTCCCGATTCTATTTATCCGTTTTCCGCAAGCCATCGCCTTGCACATGTATGAATCCCCATGAACGATCCATTTCAGATACAACCAGAATTGCGATATGGTGCCCCTGTGTGCGACGAAATTCTGACGGGCCGCCATTTTACCATTGGATATTCCTACTATTTCCGCCAAGCCAAATGGACGCTTGAGATTATCAATCGCAATCAGCACCTGCTGACCGAGGCCGAGCGGATGGATAATTTCCGGGCAGACACACGGATTCCCCGTCGATTCCGGGCTGGACTTGGTGCCTATAAAGGAAGTGGGTTTGACCGCGGACATTTGGTGGCCAGTGCCAATCAGGACATTCAAGAGATCCAGAACAGCGAGACTTTTCTCCTCTCCAACATGTCTCCGCAGGCACCGGATTTCAACCGCCGAATCTGGCGGGAACTCGAAGAGGCCATTCGCCAACTCAATAGCCGCGACAAAATTCTCGAGACCTATGTGCTGACCGCTCCGGTGTTCTATTTCGGCGTGGCGGTAGAGACCATCGGCGACGAAACTGAGGATTATGGGATCGATGTACCCATTCCCCATGCGTTTATCAAAAGTGTGCTCGCCGAAGACAAGCGCGGCAAGCTCTCCCTCTGGACCTTTGAGATGAAAAACGAGAAGCTAGATGGCGAACTCGGGGATTATCTTGTGAGCACCTACGATGCCGAGCAGATTATCGGTGGCCAGTTCTGGGATCGCGTGAGTGGGGGCGATCTCCACGAGCAAAAGAAGAATCCACGAGCCATGTGGTAGCCCAGTTTGCCTGGGAAATGGACGGCCGGTCCTGCCTTCGGGTAGGATCGGCTTTCCGTTTGGGAGAAGGAGGATAAACATCCTTTTCTCTGGGCGTGATCAGTTTCTGATGAGTCCATGCGGATAGGAATCCCGTCATGGGCGGAGGATAGACGCTATTTTCGATTCATCGATTTACCCAACATATTGATCGAAATGAAAAGGAACTACCCTCAAACGACCCGTGGTGGCATGCTCAATTCCCTGCCACAATACATGCTCTGTCTGGCCTTGCTGCTGGCCAGTATCAGTACAAGCTTCGCACAAACGGACGACGCTGCGCCAATGGCGGAAGATGGCCAGACCCAAGCGCGAGTCACAGGTCTGAGATACATCTGCGTCCATGTGATCGAACTAGAAAAATCTCTAGAGCTCTATCAGGAAATTTTGGGATTTCAGATGGACGATGCAGAAGTGCTCAAGGGACCGGGCGTGGAAGGCATGCTGGTGATGAAATTGAAGGCGGATGACCTGACCATTGCGCTGTCGGTTACTGCGCCGCAATTCATGCACACCATTGAGCCGATTGGGAATACCAACCACAACCATTTCATGCTCAAGGTAAATGACATTGGCCCCATTGGAGATAAGCTGAAAGCGGCTGGGTATGAGCTGGAAAATGAGCACTACGTACGCGACAAATACACCTTCTTCGAAGGTCCCAATGGAGAAATTGTAGGATTGTCAGCTTGGTAATCTCCATGCGTGAACGTCATACGATAAGTGCCCACAGTCACCAAAGAGGAGGCTGTGGGCGTTTTGGTATTCAAAAAAGCGCTTGATGCGCCAAACTCAATGAATCGATTGGGCGGATTCGGATTCCTTTGAAGAAGAGTTCCGCCGCTTCACTTTGCAATTGGATCTTGCCTTCGGTCAGCGGAATGGTTTCGCCCTGCTCATTCACATATCGGGAGTTCTGCAAAATCATGACGACTTCCCCATTCACCACATGCAGGCTTTTGTCGCCGAAACAATACAGGTCCAGCGTATTCCATTCGTCGTGTGGAAGCTCGAAATTGCTGCTGCGCATGCAGTAGTTTTTGTAGGGGCTGGTCATGCTAAACGTCAAAAATTCCTGCGAAGGATGGGCCACTGGATCGAGATTGGATTCCGGCTTGTACGCTCGAATATCGATGGCAGAAGTTGCTTGGCTCCAAAAATCGCCCGTATGCCCTTCCATGATCTGGAATTCCTGAGACAGCATCCACGATCGCCAATATTCCGCGCCCATTTCGCCGATGGAGTGGTAGAGAATGCCGGAGTCCTTGAGCAGATGCTTCCGGAATGCCCACGTCTTGTCGCCCCATTTGTATTGCAACTGAAGGTGGTAGTTGTGGTAGGATGCCTGCGTAATGAGCGCTCCGTAATACTCTCCCGTATTTCTGATGATCCACTCGCCCGTTTCCTCGAACGTGCTGAAGACTGCATAATCCGGATGATTCAAGCCAATCGGTTCGATCGGGGTTCCGGCTTCGTCCACGGGAGCCGTACCGTCATAGCCCGGCTGATGCTGAAAACTCAAGTAGGTATCCCAATTGGAAAGGTCTTCATCGATCAGATCGGTCCATTCGTGAACATCGTAGGGATCAGGATCATGTTGGGAAGGGTCCGTGGTGCAGGCCGTGAGCAGGCAAACGGCCATCAACGAAATCTGGAAATGCTTCATGTTGGGAGAATCGCATGGTGGAAAGAAAGGTCCACAAGTTTGCGACAACGTGCGGGAATTCCATGCTCCCAGCGGGCATGTTGAGATTTCGTGTAGGGGACAAGCGTCCGGAATGCGGGTGAGTGGCGAAGGGGCAGCTCCAGAAACAGGTTCTTGGGAAGCATGTATCCAAGTCGTTCGGCTAAAAGGACCCCCAAGTTGGGCTGTGGAGCCATCCGATTCACCCATCTCTCAGGCATCAGAAATCTTCCTTGATCAACTGCTTACTGAGCAGGTCCAAGACAACGGTACTGAATTTTACGTCGAAGAATTCACAGAACAAGTTCCAAGTGAGCCGCTTGGGCCACTGGCGATCATCCCTGTACATATCGAAGAGTTCCTGTTGAAAGATGAACTTCCAGTGCTTTTTGAGCGCCTTCTTCGGGTCCTCGGTTAAAATCTCATCACTGACGAGATAGGAGTTGTATTCCGTGCGATGTTCCAGCAAAGAATCGTACTCTTCCTGATACAGTTCTCTGGCCCAGTCATCAAACGGTTTCTTCGGGATGACCATGACGACAGCTCGATTGATGGTTTGAAATTCCTCCATGATTTTGGTGGGGGGGCTTTGAGTGGTGGTTTTATGACACAGCGAATCTCGCGCTACCTGATAGGATTACAAAAATCAATTATCACATATTATATCAATCAACTCAAAAGCTCATTATATTTAGTAAATAGTATTATCCTTCAATGTGATATTTTCGACTTCGGTCGCCAAAATATCCAGACTATTTCTCCTAAAATAATCACTCTCATGAAAGTCGAAAATTTTAAACGAGAACTCCAAGATTTGTTCGAGAAAAAAGGTGCGAAACCAGTGCTATCCCGATTGAAAGATGGATTGGACCGTAATTCAAAAATTTATTATCAGTTCCTTTTTATTTCTAATGATTATAACACTTTCAACGATGAAATACATTTAGGCACCGTTTCACATGAAACCGCGAATGTGTATCGAAGCAAAATCTACAAAGCCATCCTCCACCTCATAGAATCCTTAGGGCAAGCCGATCTCAATGAAAACTATGTACCATCGTACCAAGAGATTACCAACCCCATTCTGGTGCTGACCTCCAATAAGAACCGATTCAATTACCTTAAAGAAATCTTTCAGAGAATGAATCTGGTAGAGTTAACCGTGCAAACCTTTGAGGATGTGGGGGATACGCAAAGATATGACGTCATTATTCTTGATAATCAACATATGCCTGAATGTCGTAACCCATCTGATTTGGACGCAGCATATAAGCCCCAAATCGAAAAGATGGACGAGCTGATCCAGACTACGAATAAGATGTTTATCTACTGGGGGGAACAGCTCTTTTGGGTCCGCCAACATAGAGCGAGGGTCCATGCCGCCAATTCAATATTTGCCTTGTACGCAAGGATCATGGAGATGCTCAATTACCTGAATGCCATAAAGATATAGCGAGAAGATACAAGATGCCTAGAAATAGTATCGCGGATCGTATTGTCTATTTTTTCGGCTAAAAGGACCCCCAAGTTGGGCGAGTGGACCTATCCAATTCACACATCCCCCAGGCATCAGAAATCTTCCTTGATCAACCGCTTACTGAGCAGATCCAAGACAACGGTGCTGAATTTTACGTCGAAGAATTCACAGAACAAGTTCCAAGTGAGCCGCTTGGGCCACTGGCGATCATCCCTGTACATATCGAAGAGTTCCTGCTGAAAGATGAACTTCCAGTGTTTTTTCAGCGCCTTCTTCGGGTCCTCGGTTAAAATCTCATCACTGACGAGATAGGAGTTGTATTCCGTGCGATGTTCCAGCAAAGAATCGTACTCTTCCTGATACAGTTCTCTGGCCCAGTCATCAAACGGCTTCTTCGGGATGACCATGACGACAGCTCGATTGATGGTTTGAAATTCCTCCATGATTTTTTTGGGGGTGGGATTTGAGTGGTGGTGAATGTTTGTGGGTGCGGGGTGATGTCGGAAAGTGCCTTCCTTTTAGTGGCGGAATGTACGGTTTTTTGGGTTGGGGGGAGTGGTTTATCGTGGTGCAGGATGATAGGTTGGGCAAGATTATCCTGAGGGGTGATTTTCGGGGAGTATTATAACTCGAGGACAGTTGAAAGTAGATGATCTAAAGGGTGCTTTTTTGCTTCAATTATTTTAATTAAACAGTTGTGTAAAGCATTGTTCTTCGCGAAGTTGGCGGAGGGCAGCGGAAAATGCTATGGATTACCGAGTTCAATATTCATGCTATGAAAATTAAAGACTTACTAGACCTCATTTCAAATGAGGACCTTGATGAGATATTTAACATTTTACTTGAGAAGTATGATTTCAACTCCAAGTTGTCGTCAAAAATTAGGGTAATAAAAGGGAATTACCAAGACCTTAAGACCAAGGAAATTGCTGGGACTATTGATTATTCTAATTTGCAACTAGGCAGGAATCAGGTAAGGTATTCACTCATAAACCTAATCCTTGGAAATGAATCTGGGAGTGA is a window from the Pontibacter sp. G13 genome containing:
- a CDS encoding DNA/RNA non-specific endonuclease; the protein is MNDPFQIQPELRYGAPVCDEILTGRHFTIGYSYYFRQAKWTLEIINRNQHLLTEAERMDNFRADTRIPRRFRAGLGAYKGSGFDRGHLVASANQDIQEIQNSETFLLSNMSPQAPDFNRRIWRELEEAIRQLNSRDKILETYVLTAPVFYFGVAVETIGDETEDYGIDVPIPHAFIKSVLAEDKRGKLSLWTFEMKNEKLDGELGDYLVSTYDAEQIIGGQFWDRVSGGDLHEQKKNPRAMW
- a CDS encoding VOC family protein yields the protein MKRNYPQTTRGGMLNSLPQYMLCLALLLASISTSFAQTDDAAPMAEDGQTQARVTGLRYICVHVIELEKSLELYQEILGFQMDDAEVLKGPGVEGMLVMKLKADDLTIALSVTAPQFMHTIEPIGNTNHNHFMLKVNDIGPIGDKLKAAGYELENEHYVRDKYTFFEGPNGEIVGLSAW
- a CDS encoding DUF1080 domain-containing protein → MKHFQISLMAVCLLTACTTDPSQHDPDPYDVHEWTDLIDEDLSNWDTYLSFQHQPGYDGTAPVDEAGTPIEPIGLNHPDYAVFSTFEETGEWIIRNTGEYYGALITQASYHNYHLQLQYKWGDKTWAFRKHLLKDSGILYHSIGEMGAEYWRSWMLSQEFQIMEGHTGDFWSQATSAIDIRAYKPESNLDPVAHPSQEFLTFSMTSPYKNYCMRSSNFELPHDEWNTLDLYCFGDKSLHVVNGEVVMILQNSRYVNEQGETIPLTEGKIQLQSEAAELFFKGIRIRPIDSLSLAHQALF